GGCATCCTCGACATATTGAAAGAGGCGGTGGAGGGCGGCGCTCCCGGGCAGGGCACGGCCTTTGTGGACGGCACGGCGGCCGGGGGTGACAGCAACCACGGCCTGCTCGCCACCCTGGACAGCCTGAGTGCGGCGCAGGCCAGCCGGGACGTTCACGGCACCTCTATTGTTGGCCACGCCCGGCACACGGCGTTTCACTTGGAGGTGATGGTGCGCTGGGAACAGGCGGGCGACAGGGGCCCCTTTGACTGGAAGGGCAGTTTTCTGCCGGCCCAGGTGGACGACGCAGGGTGGGACGAGGTGCGCGTGCGCGTGCGTGCCGCCTACGACGCCCTGATGGCCTTTGCCCGCACCCAGCAGGACCGCCCGGATGGGGACCTGACGGGCGGGTTGACGGGGACGGTGGCCCATGTGGCCTATCACCTGGGCGCCATCCGGCAACTCGTCAAGGCGGTCTCGTGACGGCGGCAGACCACCCGGCACCGCTGCGGGTCCAGATCGGGGCGGGCGAGCAGCGCTGGGAAGGCTGGATTCCCACCGGGCGCGAGGAACTGGATCTGCTCGACCGCGCCACCTGGGCCGCGTGGTTCGGAGACTGCCGGGCCGATGCGCTGCTGTGCGAACACGTCTGGGAACATCTGAGCGAGGAACAGGGTCGCGCCGCCGCCCGGGTGTGCTTCGAGTTTCTCAACCCCGGCGGTTTTCTGAGGGTGGCGGTCCCGGACGCCCACTTTCCGGACGCCGAGTACCAGCGCACGGTGCAGGTGGGGGGACCCGGGCCGCGCGACCACCCCGCCGCCGACCATCAGGTCGTGTACGACGCGGCGCGGCTGGCCGGCGTGTTCACGCAGGCGGGTTTCACGGTGGACCTGCTGGAGTACTGCGACGCGCAGGGCCGCTTTCATTACCACGGCTGGGACGTGGATACGGGGCCGATCTACCGCTCGCTGCTGCTCGACCACCGCAACCGCGAGGGGCGGCTGGGCTTCGTGTCCATCGTGCTGGATGCGAAGAAGCCCGGACAGATTCCGGGATGAGCGGATCAGAAAGCTTGTGCGCGGTCCAGTCCTTCGGACCCCGGCACGCGCCCGGCTGGGTGGCCCTGAGCAACGCCCTGCTGAACCGTCAGGTCACCGCCGGGGCGTTGCTCGACGAGGACGCGCGCCGCGACCCCACGCAGCTCAGCCGCCGCTGGGTGGTGCTGGACCGTGGGGACGGCGGCGGGGTGGTGGGGACCGCCCACCTGTATTTCTTTCCCTTCGAT
The sequence above is drawn from the Deinococcus aerophilus genome and encodes:
- a CDS encoding DinB family protein, with translation MTPTDQTPENHVPQHWLEGILDILKEAVEGGAPGQGTAFVDGTAAGGDSNHGLLATLDSLSAAQASRDVHGTSIVGHARHTAFHLEVMVRWEQAGDRGPFDWKGSFLPAQVDDAGWDEVRVRVRAAYDALMAFARTQQDRPDGDLTGGLTGTVAHVAYHLGAIRQLVKAVS
- a CDS encoding class I SAM-dependent methyltransferase, coding for MTAADHPAPLRVQIGAGEQRWEGWIPTGREELDLLDRATWAAWFGDCRADALLCEHVWEHLSEEQGRAAARVCFEFLNPGGFLRVAVPDAHFPDAEYQRTVQVGGPGPRDHPAADHQVVYDAARLAGVFTQAGFTVDLLEYCDAQGRFHYHGWDVDTGPIYRSLLLDHRNREGRLGFVSIVLDAKKPGQIPG